In Miscanthus floridulus cultivar M001 chromosome 8, ASM1932011v1, whole genome shotgun sequence, the sequence TCCTAATGATCAATCCAGCAAATTTAAATCGAACACTACACAAATTGACAGCACTACTGATATGTAGATTAACTACACGTACGAGTGCAGCACACATGCACAAGCAGTCAAGCACAAACAGAATTGATCTGCGCAGAGAGAGATCACGAACGAATAATAAAATCAGATGACGAGATCGAAGCTGCATGGTCATTAGCAACGTAACGCAAGGTAGCTTGCAGCACTAATGATATATCCATATACTTTCACATCTGCAGCAGGCTGTTGTAGCTGTTGTAGGTGTAGTGCTCGTCGAGTCCTAGGTCCATGAGCACGCCGCTGCCACACTGGTCGCCGCCGTCTCTTGACCCCGGCGCCGCCGCGGCAGCAGCCGGCCCAGCAAGGACGACGCTGTCGTGAAGGTGAGGCTGCACGACGTGGGGGTCGAACATGCCGTTGTGCTGCTGCAGCAGCGCCAAGCCGGGGAAGTCGTTGAGGGAGCCGCTGCCAGCGGCCGTGCCGTGGTGGTCTCCCAGCGGTGTCAGATGGTGGTGGAAGTGGCTGCTGCCGAGCGCGGGGAACGGAGGAGGCGAGTAGCTGCTCGGGTCagcaccgtcgccgccgccgccacgaggCATATGCATGCCGACGTCTTGCTCGCTGTCGGCCATGGCGTAGTCCATGGCGTCGGCCTTCTTCTTGTAGAAAACCCTGCACAGAACCCAGTCCTCCTTGGGCGGGGTGTGGGGATTCTCCATCCGGAATTCATGCATCACCCAGCTGGTCTTGATGCCGTTGGGGGCGCGGCCGCGGTAGAAGACGAGGGTCTTGCGCATGCCGACGATGGCGCGGTggtggccggcgacggcgcccctGGGGTTGTGGATGACGCGGTCCTTGCCGGTGGCCTTCCAGTAGCCGGATTTGGTGGCGCGGTTGGTGCGCAGCCCCGTCGCGTACTTGCGGTCGCGGAAGCTGAAGAAGTACCACTCGTTCGTGCTCAGCTTCGCAACGTCTGCAATATAATTGCATGGATTCATCAGTAAAAACAACTTCAAATTCAAATATATAGAGCAATTTATCGGTTGTGAACTTAGCTTAAGAGGGGCTGGAAATTAATTTGTAATTTTGATGAGATGCAAACCAAATTAGAGAGGGGTGAAGTATATGGAAAGGGGGAAAATGCTGGTAGGGATTAGAAGCAGCAGCCgtttcttcctagcttctcttttCCTCAAAGCTAAGAAACAATCACACGTACACATGACAATTTTAGCATTCCCTGTTGATTTACCCTCGAATTGAACACGTGGATCCAATGACTGAATCCAATATTAGTCGTATTAGGCTATTAGCCCCCCTCTAGATTATCGAAGTTGAAACTAGCTAGGATGAAGACTTGTATTAGAAGTAAGAAACACTGTTGGGATGAGATTAACGTAAGCTAACTGCTACGTCTGTCTCAGAGACGATCATAAATATGCGTGAAGAATTGATATGATCATGCATGAGCAGCATCTTCTTCCAATAACTAATAAACAAACAAGAACAAAACAAACATGTATGTCTGAACCAATAAACCGAGGTTGCGTGAGTAATTACTCATTCCATGACACGGAATCGAGTTAAAATTAGCCAACCCAGCAGAAGGCAGCAGCAGCTTGCTtgctagagagggagagagggactaaCTAAATTAACCAATAAATTACCAAGTACGTACCAGGGAGCTCCCACGGCTCGTGGGTGTGCAGATCCACCTCCACcatggcggcgccggcgccggcgagccGCTCGTTGGCCACCTTGCCGTGCAGGTAGTGGCACACCAGCTCCTCGTCGCTGGGGTAGAACCGGAACCCCGGCGGCAGCGTCAGCTCGATGTCCCTCAGCCCCATGGCTAGCTTCGTTCTCCTCCTAGCTAACTTGTCTATATCTGCACAGTAATCTTTATGTATGGAGCTGGAAGAACGACGAACTATATGAATGAGACAAATCAGCCTATATATGCAGGCTGCAGCACGTCGATCTGAAGAGAGGAGGAGAGTGATAAGAGAGAGGGGACAGATGAGGAGTAAGAAAGAATTGGCTGCGCTGCACACATCTACTACTGCTAtggttgcttgcttgcttgctgtaGCCGGATGAGTTTGTGTGGCCTCTGGCTGGTAGGAAGGATGGGAGTATATATAGCTTGGTGCCGGGACTATTTAATCATTATATGTTGCTAGCTATTAGATATATAGAGAGGAAGAGAAAGAAATAAACAAGAAGTGTAGGGAAGCAAGCAACATCAAAGGGCCGGACGACGGAGATCCGAGAGTGGTACTGGTACTGGTCTAGTACTACagggccgggccgggccaggGGCCGAGATTGAGGACGGAGAAGAGAGGAGGCCCGGCGTGAAGCTAGCGATCAATAGCTTGGTACCTATGGCTACCCGCTAGCTAGTTCGATCGGCCGACATACGCCGTCGGTGTGATCTCTCGGATCGAGTGATCGACCGATGTGTACGTACGATGCAGGATGAGAAGCTAATAAGGGAGAAGACCACGCCGCCGGGGTCGACGGCGAGAGCTACATAGTTCCATCATATCGGTCTACAGCTATATACGGCGGAGAGGGAGGAGAGAGATCAGACGCGCGCACTGTTGTTCCTTGATTGACGTCGCTGTCGCCGCGCGCCGGACGCAGGGGGCGGCGGGGCCGGAgatggggagggagaggagaagaggggaggggaggggacgcgtgcgtgcgtgcgcgccTGTCGCATTCGCCGATGGGATGCTTGCGCAGCAAGAACTCGAACGACAGCCGATAGGTGGGcggggaaggaggaggaagaagtggTGGAGCTCTAGAAGAGAAGGGACCGAtcgaggggaggagaggaggagacccAGGCTCGCAAGAAACTTGTTGTTGGCTGGAGAAAGAGAAACTAGCTGCCGCCCCCAGTCCCCCACCACTTGATGTGCACACGATGATAGATAGGATGTGCAGCCAACGGCAGCATATATTGCACTGTCACTAGAGAACACATTTGGCATACATGATTGCTGATCCTCCCCATCTGGCTACTCTCAATCTCCCATCATGCAAACATGGTTGCTAATCCTCAAGGGCATATCGCTACTACAAAATTAATTTTTACTAACAGAAACTTTTTTTTATAGAGACGGTTCAATCTTCAGACGCCTCTACAGTGACGTGTGAACCCAACTATCTCCATAAATATATTTATAGAGACAGCTCTATTTttagccatctctacaaatcatttttttAAAGGAGGCTCTCTaaaaatcgatttatagagacggCTCTATTTTCAGCCGCCTCTAGAACTCGGCTTACAGAGGCAGCTCTATTTCCAGTCGTTTCTAGAAAGagagccgcctctaaaaatacAAGTTGCACAGTAAAAAAAAATAAACGACCTTGGATAGAGAAAAGATAAAGCAAAATTTATAGACCTCGaagagttatgcaactttgtagttgataatttttCATCTAAAATCATCTATGCGAGAAAAATtatatttgaatttctcacatttaaaattccaaattttaaaccacctcggatggaaaaatgaccacggatggagaaacaaccaaaaccaaagttgttgatctcgaaaagttatggagcttttgtagttgacaacttttttatttaaattcgtttaggatcccaaatactcatttcaaaattgGATGAAGATAAAATGAGGAGGAGAGATATCCCAATTGGACACATGTGTCTTTATAGGTGGAGTGGTTAAGCCCCCACGACCGAGAAGCACGCAAAAAGTTGTGACTTTGTGACTTACTGGTGGGGTCTCTTTGagatttttttgctatttttttgtcTAAATTTGTGATTTTTGAGCAATGATTCATAGAGGTGGCTTGAAATATAGCCGcatctacaaatcaatttatagaggTCCCTAGAGATCTGATTTCTAGAGGCGGCCAGGCCGCAACCTCTATAGAGACATCCCAGCTGCCTCTACAAAGCTTTTCTATAGTAGCATATGGCCCAAATACATCGTTGTTAGATATACATGGGGGTATGTGTACATTATGTGTGTATATCTAACAGTGAATGCACATGGAGGCATATGCCCTGCAACGTACGATCGGAGTTGGATGATGCTCTGGCTTCCTATCAGTTAAATACTTGAATCTGCTTAGCAGTAAGTGTGCTTGTTAGATTCACTCGGAGAGATACTATGTTACTAAACTAAGGGGCTATTTGGTATAACTCAACTTCACTATTAAATCAGCCTTTGTTGGTTGTAGCTCTAAAAGCAGTTTTACCAGTAGAGCTGAATCAGTTTTATAAATGTTTGGTAAAACAACTTCTCAGAAAAAATAGCAGAGAGAAAGCTAGGAGAAGCTAGTATTTTTAACTCCATCCAACTTCACCTAGAGAACTGTGAATGTGAGAGGAGCTAAAAATCAGCTTCTAGTGAGAAGTTGTTTCATACAAACCTGTTTGGTATTAGGAGAAGCTGAAAACATATTTGTGAAGCTGGGAGAGAAGCTATACTAAATGATACACCCTAAAATGCTGGCAACACAAATTAAATTATGGTAATTATGCAAAGCCAACAAAAATATCAAgatgcggttgaagttacttatTTTGGGAGGATAGATTTAAATCACACGGTATTACAGTTAGCCGGTCAATTACTAGAAGTGTAACTTAAGCAAATCATCTTTGTACTAGATTATATATATTACTGAGTATTAATAAAAGATATGATGAGGTCCAGCTGCTGGTCACTGTCATTTCTACTCGCGTGTGTTTGGATATTCGTCTAGCTCCCCGTCTGTGATCCTCTCTCTCCACGTACATATCTATACTCTTGTTCTTTTCAAGATAGTCTGACTGACTGAATATACCGGAATTAAAGATCTACGGACTTGGCGTCTACCGATTATACTGCGGTTTTGGACGCATGTTCAAACGGGCGATGAAAAGGATAGGAAAGacaaattaaataaataaaacaatcCTAGCTACCAGGAGGAATTTCCTTCTACTTCAAAGAGTATATATGGGAAACGATCGATGGATCGAGAAGATGATTAATTGGAATGTATAACCTCTAAGAGGGCGCATGAACAAAGGAACCTCGCTAGCTAGCTTGTTGCAAGTAGCAATATGCATGctgtcagcagcagcagcaataaTTCAGAATGTACGTACTACCGATGGAGATATCCTCTTGGCTAGCTCTTGCTCCATAAGCTAATGTGTAATTccaatttgaaaaattcaaattcaacAAAAATCTGATAAAGTTTGCACTGGCGATCCCCTAATAACAGAAAGTTCGCATTTCTCTCGCCGGCGTGTTAGCACATGTGTGTTCTTGGTTCTTCCTGCTAGTCGATCCATCACGCCGGCCAGCAGTTGGATTAATTGCACGCGGAATTGAAGCGCCATCATCAATGCAGCGGGTACGGTGCAGTACAAATAAAGGATCGGAGAGGATTTAGGGCAGCTTGCTTTGCCGTTGCATGTTGCTATCCCACAACAGTGGCACCCGACATATCCGTCAGAATACAAGGAAGGGCGATCACGTACAGTACGTGTCCCAGTGATCAGTGTTCATCATAGTACGACCCGAGTACATGCATACATACAGCCAGACGTACATATATATATGGTTGTTGGAGCTTAACATCGTCCGATCCCCTCGAGAAAGGTTAATTAATTTGCAGTACTCGCTCAATTCCGGCCATCTATCTGTGCAGATAAATATCCAATTCCGGCAGCAAGGGAAAGAATTCAGTTGAAGCTACCTACCTGCAAGTTGATATATGCACATATACATATATGCATGTACTGGCCATCCAAGTACAAATCAAGCCGGAGTATCGGAATTAAGTAGGCAAGGGTCGGTGATGCAAGTTGGTAGGGTACTGCATTAGGATATTAATCAGCATAATAAACATGCATATCCTGTTCAAGTTACGGTTGTTAgttaagggcgcgtttagatggcgaaattttttggttttagctactgtagcactttcgtttgtatttggcaattagtgtctaattatagactaattaggtttgaaagtttcgtctcgcgatttctcacccaactgtgcaattagttttttttcgtctacatttagtactccatgcatgtgccgcaagattcgatgtgatactttggggtgaaattttttgggaactaaacagggcctaaagcTCGCTAGTTGCAAGTAGTAGTATACACGTATGTGGTAGTTAAACTTGATTCAGGAATAGTAAAAGGGTAAGCTGGCTGGAGTTTCCATTCAATGGCGGTTGGAATTGGGATAACTAACTAACTCGCTCGGATAGACCAGGTGATCACGTCATGCAACACCGGTACAAGGCAGGGAAAAGGGAATTTAAAAGAGCTTATCATTGGATCAGAGGAACAAACGTCGGAATTAATCATGCCGGGCGATTATTAACACACATAAGCTATCCAAGAAGCATTGATTGATGGAATGACAAATACATATAGCATAAAAAAGATTTAGTATAGTGCAGCGCTAGTTAGCTATAGCTGAATCCTGATTGCATATTGTATAGCCACAGCTCTGGAAGCTAATAAGGTGTCCAATCCCAAACAATCACTCCAGACAGCGATACCTCTGCCGGATCTGCTGGGCTAGCTGGGATGGAGAGGATCGGAAGCAATTGTAAAGCTAGCTCATTAACGGTAGCTGTCTGCTGCTGGTCCATGCATCATCAGGCATTCCATCAATCGATCTGCGATGATTCATCGATAGCTCTGAAGATCAACCGGCTGTGCTATGCCCCGGTCGACGTCGTCTCCGATCCGATCCATCCATTGTTAACGACATCTCTCGATCTTTGTCCAAGAAGGCAGGAGAGAAATTAAAAGGCAGAGAAATAAATATACATAGCAAACAAGGGTATATATCGTGGTACAGTAGCGAGATGAGCTCTCCATCTGTGTTGTTGTGCCGATTGCTGAAAATTTCAGGATTCCGATGATGCAAACGGGAATGATGAAtgaaatgtgcagcagcatgtgCACGCATAGCATAAACAAACAAGTCCTAGCTAGCTTAGCTAGCAGCAGGGGTCACCAGAAACAACAAAATCTTCTCCAATAAATTAAAGAAAGGTGTGTGGTTGAGAAAGGAGAAGAATCTGGTCGATGCAAAGTAGTACTACGTCTCCATACGTACATACATGGCCATGCTGCAGCTGCATGCATGTGTGTTCCATCACCCAAAGAATGGTCATGGGCACCACGCCATCAAGTGCAGGAGAGAAATATATCTGGTCTGATGAGGCACCAACATTTCATTCGAGTGGAGAAATGCGCAGGCCTCTCTTTAAGAACAGTGTGTTGCATTGCAGTTGCAGGTAGTACGTGCCTGCGATCAGATTCATGCATGCATGTAGTACTGTATGCTGCTCGTTGCCCATGATCCAAGGTGTCAGGCCGCCAGAAGAATATGCCGGTTGCTTGTTCCTGCAAGGTCACAGCATGGATCAGGCTACCAGGCATCCAGGCAGGCTTGAACGCCTCATCGATCCATCCTGTTCGCTtgttcgtaaacgatcgtaaatttccagttgagaacagtgtttttctctcacaccaaaccagccagcagtaaataatccacgatcgtttacggcctcccgaacaggctgatatcCAAAGGTTGGCAGAATTCTTGCCGTGTATGGGCGCTGGCCGCTGGAAACCAAACCTGCTAGTGACTTGCATCCTGTAGCAGGCAATGACCAACCCATGCCCCATGGTTGTGAATGTGATTTATTTCAATTGTGACAGGGTAATTGCACTTGAATGAGAGCATTAGAGGATGAGCTGAGTGTATGTAATAAATATACCCTACAATTAATCAGGCTTCTTAAATGGAACTGCTGCCTCTTATCCCTTTCATGCAAAAGAAGAATGCAGCTGGGGACACGACAATAATGGGGAGATGGCATGTGGCATTTTCCGTTCCTAATTCCAGAGAGATTTTTTCTCCTGTTGTTTATAGGAAGAGTGACGGCTCCATACTCCATTCCCCCTCCACCTATGCTTTCCTACTACTCAGACCCTACACAGTGCCTTTTTCAATCCTAACAAAGCGACTGGAACCAAAAGAGCAGCCCCAAAAAAAACCCTCGGTTGTATCCTACTCATTTCACTAGTATAATATGTGAGGCAATCTGAATTAACTAACATTCCATCAGAGCATTGACTGATCATAAAAAAACCATGTCACCATTATATATATAACAGGTAGCATGAGAAAGGATGGTGTTGTTTGTATGTTACCAGTAAAGTGAAGTGCATGCAAGAGCAAACTACTAGCTAGCTGCATGGCCGCCGGGTGTATGTTATCAGTCTGCCTTAGTTTGTGCTTTTGCTTCTCGCTATGACATTACTGGCTTGTAACTGCTTGTAGCCATGTCATCTCTCATCTGTCCATTTATAtattcagcatgttcgcttgttggtttcagccaggacttatcagcaaccaacagtgtttttctttcacaacaaatcagtaccagccgggcttatcagtctagaaatcaaccagcgaatagGCCGATTATTTCCATTTTGATCTTAATTAGGTGGTGTATTTGCAAAGGAAGCTACTGACCTACTGTATGCATAGATCCATTACTGTATCACACAGTGATACAGAGACAGCGACAGTGTGGagttggtgatgaattgaaggtaGTAGCTAAAGCATCCGTCTACTAACATTATTCCCTACAAGCAGGCTACTTGATCTCTGTTAATCATGCCATTCCCTGTGCGAAAGAAGACCTTCTCGACTGTGTCCACTGTTCTGTTGCTCGCGATATATATGTATGATGATCCAGCTGAAGCTAAGTACACACACAAGCTCTGGGTGCGACTCGCAggtgcatgtatatatatgtagctGCTGGATATAGATGAACACATGAGGCATGCATTTCCGCGAGTGGGCTCGATCTGTTCCCCATATCATACATATACAGAAATCAGGCTCGTGCATACTACTGCATAGAGGCAGCACTAGCTAGCTCCCTGTACCAGTAGGCGTGTGGT encodes:
- the LOC136475150 gene encoding NAC domain-containing protein 92-like, coding for MGLRDIELTLPPGFRFYPSDEELVCHYLHGKVANERLAGAGAAMVEVDLHTHEPWELPDVAKLSTNEWYFFSFRDRKYATGLRTNRATKSGYWKATGKDRVIHNPRGAVAGHHRAIVGMRKTLVFYRGRAPNGIKTSWVMHEFRMENPHTPPKEDWVLCRVFYKKKADAMDYAMADSEQDVGMHMPRGGGGDGADPSSYSPPPFPALGSSHFHHHLTPLGDHHGTAAGSGSLNDFPGLALLQQHNGMFDPHVVQPHLHDSVVLAGPAAAAAAPGSRDGGDQCGSGVLMDLGLDEHYTYNSYNSLLQM